GGACTACCGGCAAGAACCCCGCGGACATCACGCTCCCCTCTCCTCTCTAGGAGCCCGCCGGCCCGACCGGGGCCGGCTCCAGCCTTTCGAGCGTCTCCAGCGCCGGGGCCGTGAGCCGCTCGAACTCCGTCTCGGAGAGCGCCGGGACCGAGCCCGAAATGTCTACCGGCTCGTCGAGCTCCAGCCAGCTCTTGCAGCCGCCGAACGCCTCGGTGTACGGGAACTCCACGGCCTCGGGCATCAGGTAGGTCCGCAGCACGAGCGCCGTGAGCGGCTTCTTCGGCCGCCACTTGAAGCGGCTCTCGGCGTACTCCGGCGTCCAGATGTGATACGGGTCTATGGCGTCGAGGGACTCCTTCGAGGAGATCTCATAAGCCCCGTGGACCTCGGCGAAGGAGGTAAACCGGACAGGCCCCTCGTCGTC
This DNA window, taken from Rubrobacter aplysinae, encodes the following:
- a CDS encoding DUF1802 family protein, coding for MQSPSRSTPDTELKEILKEWAVAVEALERGETALVVRKGGIREKSFAVPAKRFLLFSGYEHQKPELLKPESRHLLEDMPQRKDDEGPVRFTSFAEVHGAYEISSKESLDAIDPYHIWTPEYAESRFKWRPKKPLTALVLRTYLMPEAVEFPYTEAFGGCKSWLELDEPVDISGSVPALSETEFERLTAPALETLERLEPAPVGPAGS